CTTATCGGCCTGGCTGTTTTTTACCTGCGGTCCGTTTCTGCTGTTCTGGCCGTCGCCCGGTTCGGCCATCCCGGTTATTCTTCTGATTCTCACTGCATTTTTTATCTACAATCCCTCCTTCCAGAATAAATCGGGCTGGTGGGGGCTATTGTTGCCGGTTGGTGCGCTGCTGGTTTCCATTGCCATCCTTCGGTCTGCCTGGGTAACCACCCGGCAACAGGGGATCCGCTGGAGGGAATCGTTTTATCCGCTTCACGACCTGAAATCGACCAATCATTTCTAATGATCACGTATCCTGTCGTTATTCACCACCTTTTTACTTCTGCCGGCCATGCCTACTTCGGGAATTCCACTTCCGAGCCGGGTCCCCATGCCATGACTTCGCATCCGTCGGTTTTTCTCGAAGTAGGAAAAGGGATTCCGGGAGACCGGTTTTATAACCGGAAACCCGACTATTCAGGCCAGGTGACCCTGTTTTCCATGGAAGTCTATCATGAATTGCTGGTTCACCTGAAGTTGACGGATAGGTCCCCTGAATTTTTCCGTCGGAATGTGTTAATCAGCGGAGTGCCGCTCAATGAGCTGATTGGTCTGGAGTTTGAAATAAATGGTATCCGGTTGTCCGGGTCCGGCCATTGCACCCCCTGCCGGTGGATGGATGATGGGTTTGCCCCGGGAGCGTGGACTTTTCTGAAAGGCCGGGGCGGACTTCGTTGCAGGATTCTTTCATCTGGTTATCTATCCACAGGCCCGGCCAATCTGATCAGTCCGGTTCACCTCAATCTGAACCAGGTGACCGATCCCATTGAAGGTCCTTCTTTGCCGTAATTGGCTTTCCGGGTAATCCAGAGGAACTCTTTAGCTGGAAAAATTAAGCGGTTTCTTACCCAATCCGGACTCTCTTATACCAGAAAGCATGCGATAGTCGGGCAAAACGCATTCCATTCCGGTGAAACGGTTGGCGAAATCATCGATTTTGAATATTTTTGCCCACTTTCACTTTCCGGAGCTGCCAGCGATACTTTGCTACCGACAGGATCCGGGCCAATAAGGGCCTGAATCACCAAATCACCTAATAAACGCTTACGTGGGTTTTAAACAGCATTTCAGGATCACCGTATCCCAACGGGTCGTGTTTGGTCTTTTGGCGGCAGCAACCGTTTTAGGACTCAGTTCCTGCATTCCACAGCAGGAAGCCGCTCAGCGACGTCTCGTCCCTGACTGGAACGATTTACCGGATCGCGGCCGGCTTTATACTGCAGATACCTCCCGGTCCGATACGGTTCCGCCGCCCCCGGTGCCTGTTCCTGCCGATTCGATTGTTACTTCCAGACCTGATTCCATGGTGGCTCCAACCGACTCCATTCTGGCCCGTCCCGATTCGGTG
The nucleotide sequence above comes from Bacteroidota bacterium. Encoded proteins:
- a CDS encoding molybdenum cofactor biosysynthesis protein — its product is MITYPVVIHHLFTSAGHAYFGNSTSEPGPHAMTSHPSVFLEVGKGIPGDRFYNRKPDYSGQVTLFSMEVYHELLVHLKLTDRSPEFFRRNVLISGVPLNELIGLEFEINGIRLSGSGHCTPCRWMDDGFAPGAWTFLKGRGGLRCRILSSGYLSTGPANLISPVHLNLNQVTDPIEGPSLP